A portion of the Zootoca vivipara chromosome 6, rZooViv1.1, whole genome shotgun sequence genome contains these proteins:
- the DNAJC16 gene encoding dnaJ homolog subfamily C member 16: protein MEMKRLSISLVVVLFLVLVLQILSAVDFDPYRILGVSRTASQADIKKAYKKLAREWHPDKNKDPGAEDKFIQISKAYEILSNEEKRLNFDRYGNVGENQGYPHQQQPQHRPFHHFHESFYFDESFFHFPFNSDRRDSSDEKYLLHFSHYINEIVPDSFRKPYLIKITSDWCFSCIHIEPVWKEVVQELEGLGVGIGVVHAGYERRLAHHLGAHSTPSILGLINGKITFFHNAVVRENLRQFVESLLPGNLVEKITDKNYVRFLSNWKKENKPHVLLFDHMPLVPLLYKLTAFAYRDYLSFGYVYVGLRGTEELSSQYNINVYTPTMMVFKEHVDKPADVIQARGMKKQLIDDFLSQNKFLMASRLTSQKLFQELCPAKKSHRQRKYCVVLITGEGDKYTVSYEAFLAFAVPNTKDTLRFVHIYSNYQPQFGHTLLTDDERFHGKSAVVILERRNNAGRVVYKALDEPWSGSEQDNFILLDLLDQLRTDPGILSSDTILPDLNDELAPVFFLRWIYSAIDYISDSWDSLFHSNWREMMPLLSLIFSALFILFGTVIVQAFSDSSDERDSPPAKKDENTPKGEKNDTSFTKDNRIPKKGFVEVTELTDITYTSNLVRLRPGHMNVVLILSNPTKTPLLQKFALEVYTFTGSNCLHFSFLNLDKHREWLEYVLEFAQDAAPIPNQYDKHFLERDYTGYVLALNGHKKYFCLFKPRKSEEDGDAPGMPCEESDLGEARGKPSSSCSPGARSVKNKLNKLSLWMERLLEGSLQRFYIPLWPALD, encoded by the exons atggaaatgaaacGGCTAAGCATCTCCCTGGTTGTGGTTTTGTTCCTGGTCCTGGTCCTGCAGATCTTGTCTGCTGTCGATTTTGATCCATATCGGATCCTTGGAGTCAGCAGGACAGCTAGTCAGGCGGACATTAAAAAGGCCTATAAGAAGCTTGCCCGGGAATG GCACCCTGACAAAAATAAGGACCCAGGAGCAGAAGATAAGTTCATACAAATTAGCAAGGCTTATGAG ATCCTGTCCAATGAGGAAAAGAGATTAAATTTTGACCGCTATGGCAATGTGGGGGAGAACCAGGGCTACCCCCACCAGCAACAGCCGCAGCACCGCCCGTTCCACCACTTCCACGAGAGCTTTTATTTTGATGAATCCTTTTTCCATTTCCCGTTCAATTCGGACCGCCGCGACTCCTCCGACGAGAAGTACTTGCTGCACTTCTCACACTACATCAACGAGATTGTGCCCGACAGTTTCAGAAAACCCTATCTCATCAAGATCACGTCGGACTGGTGCTTTAGCTGCATCCACATTGAGCCCGTGTGGAAGGAGGTGGTCCAGGAACTTGAAGGGCTGG GAGTGGGGATCGGCGTTGTTCATGCTGGCTATGAGAGGCGCTTGGCACATCACCTCGGAGCACACAGTACACCATCCATCCTGGGACTTATCAATGGGAAAATTACCTTTTTCCACAATGCAGTTGTTCGGGAGAATCTGCGGCAGTTTGTGGAAAGCCTACTTCCGGGTAACCTTGTTGAGAAG ATTACAGATAAAAACTACGTCAGATTCCTGTCAAACTGGAAGAAAGAGAACAAACCCCACGTGCTTCTCTTTGATCACATGCCCCTCGTCCCCCTGTTATATAAG CTGACGGCGTTTGCTTACAGAGATTACCTGTCCTTTGGATATGTGTACGTTGGGCTCCGAGGTACAGAAGAGCTGTCCAGCCAGTATAACATCAATGTCTACACGCCCACCATGATGGTGTTCAAAGAGCACGTCGATAAGCCTGCTGATGTCATCCAG GCCCGAGGCATGAAGAAGCAGCTTATTGATGACTTCCTGTCTCAGAACAAGTTCCTCATGGCATCTAGGCTCACCAGCCAGAAGCTTTTTCAGGAGTTGTGTCCTGCGAAAAAGTCTCACAGGCAGCGCAA GTACTGTGTGGTCTTGATTACCGGAGAGGGCGATAAATACACTGTGAGCTATGAAGCCTTTCTGGCTTTTGCTGTGCCCAACACAAAGGACACCCTGAGGTTTGTGCACATCTACAGCAACTACCAGCCGCAGTTTGGGCACACTTTGCTAACGGACGACGAAAGATTCCACGGGAAGTCAGCC GTGGTCATCTTGGAGAGGCGCAACAATGCTGGGCGAGTAGTCTACAAGGCCCTCGACGAGCCCTGGAGCGGCAGTGAACAGGACAACTTCATTCTTCTGGACCTCCTGGATCAGCTGAGGACAGACCCAGGCATTCTCTCTTCTGATACCATCCTGCCAGACTTGAATGATGAACTTGCTCCT GTTTTCTTCCTCCGATGGATCTACTCTGCCATCGACTATATATCAGACAGCTGGGACAGCCTCTTTCACAGCAACTG GAGAGAAATGATGCCCCTCTTATCGCTGATCTTCTCAGCCCTCTTCATCCTTTTTGGGACCGTTATTGTTCAGGCTTTCAG CGACTCGAGCGACGAGAGAGATTCGCCTCCTGCCAAGAAGGATGAAAACACTCCGAAGGGCGAGAAGAATGACACAAGTTTCACCAAAGATAACAG GATCCCCAAGAAGGGCTTCGTTGAAGTGACCGAGCTGACAGATATCACCTACACAAGCAACCTGGTGCGCCTAAGGCCTGGACACATGAACGTGGTCCTGATCCTTTCCAACCCCACCAAGACGCCTCTCCTGCAGAAGTTTGCCCTGGAGGTCTACACTTTCACTGG GAGcaactgcctccatttctccttcTTGAACCTGGACAAGCATCGGGAGTGGCTGGAGTACGTCCTGGAGTTTGCACAAGATGCTGCCCCCATCCCCAACCAGTACGACAAGCACTTCCTAGAGCGCGACTACACGGGCTACGTCCTGGCCCTGAACGGGCACAAGAAATACTTCTGCCTCTTCAAGCCTCGGAAGTCGGAGGAGGACGGGGATGCCCCGGGGATGCCCTGCGAGGAATCTGACCTGGGGGAGGCTCGTGGGAAACCGTCTTCCTCTTGCAGCCCGGGGGCAAGGTCGGTGAAAAACAAACTCAACAAGCTCTCCCTGTGGATGGAGCGTCTCTTGGAAGGGTCCCTGCAAAGGTTTTATATTCCCTTGTGGCCCGCGCTAGactga